ACCTTCGCGCATTGTGTTCGGCCTTGACCTCGTCGATATCGCAGACGGCGGCAAGTCGGACCGGAAGGGAGTCTAGGCACGGATAGATCTGGTGTGTCGCGTGGCCGCCTGCGCCGATAATGCCGATGCGGAGGCCCACGCCCTGGTTGGGTCCTGCGTCGCCGATCATCACAGCACCTCGTTGAGATCTTGATGAAGATACTGGCTCCTCGGCTTGACGCTAAGCGGTCGGATATCACGGGCGTAGGGGGCGGATTCTGCCCGGTCACGGTACGCGCGTGCCCGGCGCAGGGCGCCCCGCAGGAGGCGCCTCAGCGGCGACTCCAGTAGCAGGAGCAGCTTCTAGACACGCCCGCTGAAGGGTGTCGACGTCCCCGTTCCGCCGAAGCGGCTCCTTGGAACTGGGGCCTCGCGGCCGAGGTGGCCGGCGACTATCCAGTCGAGTCTGACGGGTGTGGTGCCGCTTGCCCAGTCCGACTCGTCATCCGGGAACAATGATCGATGAATCGGGAATGTCACGGGACGAAACCGAGTGGCACGGTCAGTTATGCCAAGACATCGAGTGGTGGGGATTCTGTTATGAGCTTCGATCCCGAACGATCGACGCTTCGCGTGTCGGTGGAGGCAACACAGTGGCCAGACCTACGGCACACTGCGGCGGGTCTTGCGCGGACCCGGTCCAACGGTGGTGCTGAGGGACCGCCTGGGTCCGGAGTGGTGCGTGCCACGAGTGCTCCACCTGTGGAGATCCGCGCATGGGTCCACGAGGAAGCGCGTGAGCTTCCGGTCCTGGCGGATGTCGACGTCCTAGTCTGCGGCGGCGGCCCGGCGGGTACAGCGGCAGCCATCGCCTCCGCGCGGAGCGGCTCGAAGACGCTGCTCCTCGAACGGCACGGCTTCCTCGGCGGCATGGCGACCGCAGGGCTGGTCGTGCCTCATTGGGACTCGCACCAGAACGGTGGAGTCAACGCTGACGTGATCGATCGCCTTGGGTCGCGAGGGGGATGGGGAGCGGAGGGCTGGAAGATCTCGTTCGATCCGGAGCTCTGGAAGCACGTGAGTGAGGATCTCGTCCTGGACAGTGGCAGCGACTTGCTCTACCACACCTTCGTCGTCGGGACGTTGCGTGCGGGGCGTGCTGTCAAGGGCGTGGTGATCGAGACCAAATCCGGCCGATTTGCGGTGCTCGCCAGGGTGGTCGTCGACTGCACGGGTGATGGCGACGTAGCCGCTCGGGCAGGAGCTCATTTCGAGAAGGGCCGGGACGACGGGCTGATGCAGCCCATGACCACGATGTTCCGACTAGGCGGCGTGACGTGGGTACAGCGGCGCAACGCGGAACTACGTGATCTCATCGAACAGGCGATCGAGCGGACCGGCGACGAATATCGACTGCCGTACGACTACCCGTGGGCTATTCACCTGCCGAATCCGGGTGAGGTGGCCGTCATGCTCGTCCACGTCCGGGACGTGGACGGCACGGATGTACGTGACTTGACGAGAGCCGAGATCGACGGACGCCGTCAGACGCTCGCCGTGGTGGACTTCCTCCGCAGGCACGTTGCGGAGTTCGCCGACGCCCATCTCATCGAGACTGCTCCGCAGGTCGGTGTCCGCGAAACGCGCCGGATCACGGGGGAGTATGTGTTGACAGGCGATGACGTCGCCAGCGGTCGATCGTTCGAGGACGCTGTCGCGACTGTGTCCTTTCCTGCTGACATCCATGAGCCGGCCGGCACCGGCCAGGTTGGCTTCCGAGTGGGCAGCGGGCCGGTGAGGCGGGGCAGGTACGACATTCCTTATCGCGCCTTGATTCCGCGCGACATCGACCAGCTCGTGGTGGCGGGCAGGTGCATCTCCGGCACGTTCGAGGCGCATGCTTCCTACCGTGTCAAGGGTCCGTGTATGGCAATGGGCCAAGCCGCCGGGGTTGCTGCGTCGCTGTCGGCGAGCTCTGGCGTGGCGCCACGAGACCTGGCGGTCCGTGACCTGCGTCGTGCGCTGCTCGAGCAGAACGTGAAACTCGATACCGATTCCACTGACGTTCGGGACTGGCGGTGGGAGACCGTCGAGAACGATCCGACCTACCGTCCCGATCGAGGAACAATGCGGCAGTTATCCGCATATCACGGGCCCGGATGATGCCACCCACCGCGCTGCGCTCTCACAACCCCGCAGTGACGCCAGGCCCGACGTGCTGCTGGCGGCGGTAGCTCGCGGGCGTCTGTCCGTGATATCGGTGGAAGGCTTCGTACATGCGGCTCGTCGAGCTGAATCCGGAGCGGTGGCACACCGCGAGGATCGGCAGATCGGTGGTGGCGAGAAGGCGTTGAGCCTCATTGAGCCTGAGCCGGGTGACGTACTCCCACAAGGTGACGCCGCAGATGCGACGAAAACTCGCCATCAGGTGGTCGTGGTGCTTGTCGACCGCTTGTGCGACGTCCTTGATGGTGATCTCTTCGACGAAATGCCGTGTCACATATCGGATGGCGCGGGCTACGAGATCGGCAGTAGCCGTTCCGGTGTGAGGTGCAGCTGAGCGTGTCATCGAGGCGGTGTCGACGAGGAGACGGAGGAGGCGAGCCTGGATCTCCATCTCGACCGCGGCGCGGAGGCGATGATCGCCGGTGGCCAGGTGAGAGGTCCAGCGGGCGAAGGCGAGTTGGTCCGCGGTGCGATCGAGCAATTCCGGCGCCGACCGTACGACCTCGCCCGCGAGTAGGCGGTCGAGGATCTCGGCCGATCCCTCCCATGTCAGCACGTTGACGATCGGGAGCTGCGCGACGTGATAGACGGTCAGTGGCGGTTCCGGGTCGACGTCGCGATGAGGGATACCGCCCCAGAACGCCTGGAGCTCACCGCGGTGCAAGCGGTCTTCTCGACCGCCACAGTCGAGGCTGATCGCTCCGCACTCGACGAAATGCAACTCGATCTCGAGGTGCGTGTGTAGCGGCGATCCGCGCAGGTCGTGTGGCTGGCCGAATTTGCGCTCGCGGCGGAAGGTGAACGCGGTCAGCCCGAAGTCCTCGAATCGGGTCGCCACCGACTGTGCCGGGCGTGTCATCGGCCACCTCGCTATCCGGGAAGAGAATCGCCTGAACTGACAATGTCGTCCAGTGAAACGATCTGGGATCGTCAACGTTACGTCAAGGTGACCGGTCGGCGGCATCCAGGCATCCGGTCCCTAGCGATGTGTGGGTGATCCGAGATGTGGCCACCGGGACCGGCCTGTTCCACCGCAGGTCACCCGAGGCGAGGGACTCAACGACGTCCGCGATCGGCTCAGAAGGAGTTTGCGGCTGATGATGGTACCGACCCAGTTGCGCGTCGAGCACGTCGAACACCCTTTGGGACTGACGGTCGCGACTCCCAGGCTGTCGTGGCGTCTGCCGTCCGGCGCCAACAGGCAAACTGCCTATCGTCTGCGGGCCGGCGGCTGGGATTCCGGCCGCGTTGCATCAGATCAGTCCCTGCTCGTCCCCTACGCTGGGCGGCCACTGCGCTCCGGGGAGCGGCTCGACTGGACGGTGAAGGTGTGGACCGACGCGGGCGAGAGTGCGTGGGCAGAGCCGGCCTGGTGGGAGATGGGCCTGCTCGCTGCGGATGACTGGGTTGCACAGTGGATCGAGCCGCCTCAGCCGCCGGCCGGCTCGACGTCGCCGCATCCCGCGCATCTCGTCAGCGGTGTGGCGCGCGTTGATCGTTCCTGTGAGCGGGCACGACTGCATGTGACGGCGCACGGCATCTACGAGTTCTTCATCAACGGCGAACGCGTTGGCGACGCCGAGCTGACGCCAGGTTTCACGAGTTACGAATCGACCCTGCAGGTGCAGACATTCGACGTTACTGACCTGATCGTCGTCGGGCAGAACAAGCTAGACGCGGTCTTGTCCGGCGGCTGGGTCAAGTGGACGCGGCGTTACCGGCACGTTCCACTTGGCCTCTTGGCTCAACTCCATGTGCTTCAGACCGACGGCTCGCTGGCCAGGTTCGGGACCGGACCGGACTGGATCGCGGCTGCCAGCGTCGTGCGGACTGCCGACCTTTGGCATGGGCAGGTCGTCGACCTGCGGGCGGAGCGGGGTACCGGTGACCCGGTACGCACGCGGGACTTCGATCCGAAGCGGCTTCGCAGTTCGCCGGCGCCTCCGGTACGCCGCATTGAGGAGCTGCGTGCGGTATCCGTCACGCGTGTGTCCGCCACGCGCCAGGTCATCGACCTCGGACAGAACGTCAATGGCTGGATCCGGCTCTCCAAGCTTGGTCCCGAAGGTACAACCCTGACGGTGACATACGGAGAGGCGCTGGACCATGACGGCGACGTGACCGTCGATCACGTCACAGGGCTCGACCCCGAGCACTCCGGGTCGTTCCAGACCGACAAGGTGACGACTACGGGTCGGCCAGGGGCCACGTTCGAGCCTCGGCACACCACCCACGGATTCCGCTACGCACGGGTCGAAGGCCATCCGGAGGACTTTGACGTCGACGACGTGACCGGAGTCGTCGTGCACACCGACCTGCGCCGCACAGGTTGGTTCGAATGCAGTGATGACCGTGTGAACAAGCTGCACGAGGCGGCCGTCTGGAGCTTCCGCGGCAATGCCTGCGACATACCCACTGACTGTCCGACCCGTGAGCGAGCGGGTTGGAGCGGCGACTGGCAGATCTTCGTTTCTACGGCGGCGTTTCTGTACGACGTCGCCGGATTCTCGGTGAAATGGCTCCGGGACCTGGCCGCCGACCAGCGTCCTGACGGTGTCGTGTCGCATTGCGTACCGAACCCGGAGCCGGACTCGTTCTACGCCGATTTCCCGCCCGGATCGGCGGGGTGGGGCGATGCCGCCGTCATCGTCCCTTGGGAGGTCTACCGTGCCTATGGCGACCTCGAGGTGCTCGAACAACAGTGGCCCTCGATGACCTCATGGGTGGACTACGCCGCGCGCACTGCTCGTGAGCACCGACACCTCCTCAGGAAGGCCGCAAGGCCGGCGTCGGCACCGCATGAGCCGTTCCTCTGGGACACCGGGTTCCACTGGGGTGAGTGGCTTGAGCCGGGCGCGGACATGAGCGGTGCCACCATCGCCGAGCTCAGGGCCCGAGACCACGGCACCATCGCTACCGCGTACCTCTATCACTCGGCGCGATTGCTCGCACAGGTCGCGGCAGCGCTGGACCGCGCGACCGACGCCGGCCGGTACTCGGACCTCGCAGAGTCTGTGCGGCTCGCTTGGCAGACCGAGTTCATCCGCGAGGACGGCACCATCGAACCCGACACCCAAGCCAGCTATGTACGCGCGCTCGCTTTCGACCTGCTGCCTCCGGAGTTCCGGCCAGGTGCCACGGAACGCCTGGTCGACCTGATCAGGAAGGCGGACAACCACCTCGGCACAGGATTCCTGGCCACGCCGTATCTGCTTCCGGTCCTGGCGGACAACGGGCACCTCGACGTCGCCTACGAGCTGCTGTTCCAGGACACGGAGCCCTCGTGGCTCGCCATGATCGACCGCGGTGCCACGACCATCTGGGAACAGTGGAACGGCATCGACAAGACCGGAACGCCGAACGCCTCACTCAACCACTACAGCAAGGGCGCGGTCGTGTCATTCCTCCACCGCTACACCGCCGGGATCAGAATGCTGGACTCGGCACCCGCATACAGGAGATTCATGATCGAGCCGCGGCCCGGCGGCGGCATCACGTCGGCGCAGGCGACCCACGACAGCCCGTACGGACGGATTCGGTCGTCCTGGCGGGTCGACGGAGAGCGGTTCAGCCTCGACGTCACCGTGCCTCCCGGGACGACCGCGGAGGTCCGCCTTCCCGACGGCAGGACGTTCGAGGCACGACCAGGGCATCACCGAACTCGCAGTCCGTTCCATGCCCCGGCCTGGTGACCAGGTCCTGCGTGGATAGAAGGGAACCACGATGAACCGTACGTCGCGAGACACACGCGTATCCAGGCGCCAGGCCGTGCTGGTGTCGTCGATCATGATGACTCTGCTGGCATTGAGCGCTTGCTCCACAGAGTCGACCGACCCTGGCGCTGGTGGAGGGGATGCCGGGAGTGCCGGCAGCTCGCCGAGCATTCTGAGATACCAGGCGCGACCGACGCCACCGGCGACACTCGATCCTGCCAGGGACCCACATTGGAACGACATGTTGGCCTTGGCCTATGACGTCCTGATCTACCAAGCACCGGACGGCAGTCTGCAACCGCAGCTCGCGACCTCGTGGGAGTACGTGGGTGATGGCAACACCACCTTCGAGCTGTCGCTCCGTCCCGACATCGCGTTCGTCGACGGGACGCCTCTGGACGCCCAGGCAGTCAAGGCCAATCTCGAGTACCGGCGCGACCCGGCGGTTGGCAGTCAGTCCGCGGCGCAGCTCGCCGCGGTCTCGGAGGTCGAGGTGGTCGACGACCTCACGGTCCGCATCCATCTCGCAACGCCGAATCCCTTGTTGCCGTCGCTGTTCACGCAGAGTGGCGCCGGCGCCATGATCAGCCCGGCCGCGCTGGCCGATCCGGCTGGTCTTGCTACTGAGACCTTCGGTGTGGGGCGATATCAGCT
This Jiangella alba DNA region includes the following protein-coding sequences:
- a CDS encoding FAD-dependent oxidoreductase: MEIRAWVHEEARELPVLADVDVLVCGGGPAGTAAAIASARSGSKTLLLERHGFLGGMATAGLVVPHWDSHQNGGVNADVIDRLGSRGGWGAEGWKISFDPELWKHVSEDLVLDSGSDLLYHTFVVGTLRAGRAVKGVVIETKSGRFAVLARVVVDCTGDGDVAARAGAHFEKGRDDGLMQPMTTMFRLGGVTWVQRRNAELRDLIEQAIERTGDEYRLPYDYPWAIHLPNPGEVAVMLVHVRDVDGTDVRDLTRAEIDGRRQTLAVVDFLRRHVAEFADAHLIETAPQVGVRETRRITGEYVLTGDDVASGRSFEDAVATVSFPADIHEPAGTGQVGFRVGSGPVRRGRYDIPYRALIPRDIDQLVVAGRCISGTFEAHASYRVKGPCMAMGQAAGVAASLSASSGVAPRDLAVRDLRRALLEQNVKLDTDSTDVRDWRWETVENDPTYRPDRGTMRQLSAYHGPG
- a CDS encoding family 78 glycoside hydrolase catalytic domain: MMVPTQLRVEHVEHPLGLTVATPRLSWRLPSGANRQTAYRLRAGGWDSGRVASDQSLLVPYAGRPLRSGERLDWTVKVWTDAGESAWAEPAWWEMGLLAADDWVAQWIEPPQPPAGSTSPHPAHLVSGVARVDRSCERARLHVTAHGIYEFFINGERVGDAELTPGFTSYESTLQVQTFDVTDLIVVGQNKLDAVLSGGWVKWTRRYRHVPLGLLAQLHVLQTDGSLARFGTGPDWIAAASVVRTADLWHGQVVDLRAERGTGDPVRTRDFDPKRLRSSPAPPVRRIEELRAVSVTRVSATRQVIDLGQNVNGWIRLSKLGPEGTTLTVTYGEALDHDGDVTVDHVTGLDPEHSGSFQTDKVTTTGRPGATFEPRHTTHGFRYARVEGHPEDFDVDDVTGVVVHTDLRRTGWFECSDDRVNKLHEAAVWSFRGNACDIPTDCPTRERAGWSGDWQIFVSTAAFLYDVAGFSVKWLRDLAADQRPDGVVSHCVPNPEPDSFYADFPPGSAGWGDAAVIVPWEVYRAYGDLEVLEQQWPSMTSWVDYAARTAREHRHLLRKAARPASAPHEPFLWDTGFHWGEWLEPGADMSGATIAELRARDHGTIATAYLYHSARLLAQVAAALDRATDAGRYSDLAESVRLAWQTEFIREDGTIEPDTQASYVRALAFDLLPPEFRPGATERLVDLIRKADNHLGTGFLATPYLLPVLADNGHLDVAYELLFQDTEPSWLAMIDRGATTIWEQWNGIDKTGTPNASLNHYSKGAVVSFLHRYTAGIRMLDSAPAYRRFMIEPRPGGGITSAQATHDSPYGRIRSSWRVDGERFSLDVTVPPGTTAEVRLPDGRTFEARPGHHRTRSPFHAPAW
- a CDS encoding helix-turn-helix domain-containing protein; protein product: MTRPAQSVATRFEDFGLTAFTFRRERKFGQPHDLRGSPLHTHLEIELHFVECGAISLDCGGREDRLHRGELQAFWGGIPHRDVDPEPPLTVYHVAQLPIVNVLTWEGSAEILDRLLAGEVVRSAPELLDRTADQLAFARWTSHLATGDHRLRAAVEMEIQARLLRLLVDTASMTRSAAPHTGTATADLVARAIRYVTRHFVEEITIKDVAQAVDKHHDHLMASFRRICGVTLWEYVTRLRLNEAQRLLATTDLPILAVCHRSGFSSTSRMYEAFHRYHGQTPASYRRQQHVGPGVTAGL